A region of Pasteurellaceae bacterium Orientalotternb1 DNA encodes the following proteins:
- a CDS encoding glutathione S-transferase — MYQLYFNPPKSSWSLRVWILLKELNIPFEPKIVRYLDDLNLQRQQFKHFSPTAKIPALHTDGQIIWDSLAITEFVAESYPQVWVEDKIARAWSRSACAEMHSSFEHLRNICDFNPLVRTPLANVPQALELELARLNELLQQGLNRFRGNFLAGANFTAVDAFFVPVILRIETYGLHRYFSEQVLAYQRRILELGNLKAWLAM, encoded by the coding sequence ATGTATCAACTCTATTTTAATCCACCAAAATCTTCGTGGTCGCTACGCGTTTGGATTTTGCTCAAAGAACTAAACATTCCTTTTGAGCCGAAAATTGTGCGTTATTTAGATGATCTCAATCTGCAACGCCAGCAGTTCAAACATTTTTCGCCTACGGCTAAAATCCCTGCCTTACACACAGATGGGCAAATTATTTGGGATAGCCTTGCGATTACTGAATTTGTAGCGGAAAGCTATCCGCAAGTTTGGGTGGAAGATAAAATTGCTCGAGCGTGGTCGAGATCGGCTTGTGCGGAAATGCACTCAAGCTTTGAACATTTGCGAAATATCTGCGATTTTAACCCGCTTGTTCGCACGCCATTAGCCAATGTACCACAGGCATTGGAACTCGAATTGGCAAGGCTGAACGAATTATTGCAACAAGGGTTAAATCGATTTCGGGGTAACTTTTTGGCTGGAGCGAATTTCACGGCAGTTGATGCGTTTTTTGTTCCCGTGATACTCCGTATTGAAACCTACGGTTTACACCGTTATTTCAGCGAGCAAGTATTGGCATATCAACGTAGAATCTTGGAGTTAGGCAATTTGAAAGCGTGGTTAGCAATGTAA
- a CDS encoding 6-phosphogluconolactonase, whose protein sequence is MKTHIFDTAQHAVEQIAHEFITYSEQNRPVHISLSGGSTPKLLFKTLAQAPFNSKVRWENLHFWWGDDRMVEPSDPESNYGEVQKLLFDHIAIPAENIHRIRGEADVEQELARFSQELTACVPNWEFDWIILGMGTDGHTASLFPHQTDFNDPNVAVIAKHPETGQIRISKTASLIEKAKRITYLVTGSSKAEILKEIQTTPATELPYPVAKIKAKNGVTEWFLDKEAAALL, encoded by the coding sequence ATGAAAACGCATATTTTTGACACCGCCCAGCACGCCGTTGAGCAAATCGCCCACGAATTTATCACTTACAGCGAGCAAAATCGCCCCGTGCATATTTCCCTTTCGGGCGGTTCAACCCCGAAATTATTATTTAAAACCTTGGCTCAAGCTCCGTTTAACAGCAAAGTGCGGTGGGAAAATTTGCACTTTTGGTGGGGCGATGATCGAATGGTTGAGCCGAGCGATCCCGAAAGCAACTACGGCGAAGTGCAAAAATTGCTGTTCGATCACATTGCGATCCCTGCGGAAAATATCCACCGTATTCGTGGCGAAGCGGATGTTGAGCAAGAACTTGCAAGATTTTCGCAAGAACTGACCGCTTGCGTGCCAAACTGGGAATTTGATTGGATCATTTTAGGCATGGGGACGGACGGACACACTGCCTCGCTGTTCCCACATCAAACGGATTTCAACGATCCGAATGTGGCAGTGATTGCCAAACACCCCGAAACAGGACAAATCCGTATTTCCAAAACCGCAAGTTTGATCGAAAAAGCCAAACGCATTACCTATTTAGTTACAGGCAGCTCAAAAGCGGAAATTTTAAAAGAAATTCAAACTACACCAGCAACGGAATTGCCATACCCAGTAGCCAAAATTAAAGCGAAAAATGGGGTAACGGAGTGGTTTTTGGATAAAGAGGCGGCTGCGTTGCTGTAA
- a CDS encoding glucose-6-phosphate dehydrogenase: MMNNCIVIFGASGDLTHRKLIPALYNLYKLGRLHEDFSVLGVARTEMDDQLFRDKMREALIKHENASGDVLDKFCDHLYYQAVNTSDALDYGKLVPRLDELHDKYHTGGNTLYYLSTPPSLYPIIPECLAAHGLNTEEFGWKRIIVEKPFGYDMKTAKELDVQIHKFFEEHQIYRIDHYLGKETVQNLLVLRFSNGLFEPLWNRNFIDYVEITGAESIGVEDRGGYYDGSGAMRDMFQNHLLQVLAMVAMEPPAMIDADSMRAEVAKVLHCLRPLSNEDLKNNLVLGQYTEGMIDGKEVKGYLQEKGVPAESNTETFMAVRCEIENWRWAGVPFYVRTGKRLPTRVTEVVIHFKTTPHPVFSQNAPENKLIIRIQPDEGISMRFGLKKPGAGFESKEVSMDFRYADLASPSLLTAYERLLLDAMKGDATLFARTDAVHACWKFVQPILDYKAENGRVYEYEAGTWGPSVADKLIAKHGKVWRKPSGVMKKKV, encoded by the coding sequence ATGATGAATAACTGTATTGTGATTTTCGGTGCATCAGGCGATTTAACTCACCGAAAATTAATCCCCGCACTTTATAATCTCTACAAACTTGGTCGTTTACACGAAGATTTTTCGGTGCTGGGTGTTGCCCGTACTGAAATGGACGATCAACTTTTCCGCGACAAAATGCGTGAAGCACTCATCAAACACGAAAATGCCAGCGGTGATGTGCTTGATAAATTTTGCGATCACCTTTACTACCAAGCTGTGAATACGTCCGATGCGTTAGATTACGGCAAACTTGTGCCCCGTTTAGATGAATTACACGATAAATATCACACAGGCGGAAATACCCTTTATTATCTTTCTACGCCACCAAGTCTTTATCCAATTATTCCTGAGTGCCTTGCTGCTCATGGTTTAAACACCGAAGAATTTGGTTGGAAGCGGATTATCGTGGAAAAACCGTTCGGCTACGATATGAAAACCGCCAAAGAGTTGGACGTGCAAATTCACAAATTCTTTGAAGAGCATCAAATCTACCGTATCGACCACTATCTAGGCAAAGAAACCGTACAAAACTTGCTCGTGTTACGTTTTTCCAACGGCTTATTTGAACCCCTTTGGAACCGCAATTTTATTGATTATGTGGAAATCACTGGGGCGGAATCGATCGGTGTGGAAGATCGTGGCGGTTACTACGATGGATCAGGGGCAATGCGTGATATGTTCCAGAACCACTTGTTGCAAGTGTTGGCAATGGTGGCGATGGAGCCGCCTGCGATGATAGATGCTGACTCAATGCGTGCAGAAGTGGCGAAAGTGCTGCACTGCTTGCGTCCTCTGTCTAATGAAGATCTGAAAAATAACCTAGTGCTTGGGCAATATACCGAAGGTATGATTGACGGCAAGGAAGTGAAAGGCTACTTACAAGAAAAAGGTGTGCCAGCAGAGTCCAATACCGAAACTTTTATGGCGGTGCGTTGCGAAATCGAAAACTGGCGTTGGGCGGGCGTGCCGTTTTATGTTCGCACGGGTAAACGTTTACCAACTCGTGTAACTGAAGTTGTGATCCACTTCAAAACCACACCGCACCCAGTTTTCAGCCAAAATGCCCCTGAAAACAAATTGATTATCCGTATTCAGCCAGACGAAGGTATTTCAATGCGTTTCGGCTTGAAAAAACCAGGAGCTGGCTTTGAGTCGAAAGAAGTGTCAATGGATTTCCGCTACGCCGATCTTGCTTCCCCAAGTTTGCTCACTGCCTACGAACGTCTGTTATTAGACGCAATGAAAGGCGATGCCACCCTATTCGCCCGCACCGACGCCGTTCACGCCTGCTGGAAATTCGTGCAACCGATTTTAGACTACAAAGCCGAAAACGGACGTGTTTACGAATACGAAGCGGGTACTTGGGGGCCGTCAGTTGCTGACAAGTTAATTGCAAAACACGGTAAAGTGTGGCGTAAACCAAGTGGTGTGATGAAGAAGAAGGTGTAG
- a CDS encoding 3'(2'),5'-bisphosphate nucleotidase: MQPLSLELLDAVLNIALQAGEHLKRFYAKSVEIQIKADKTPVTEADLFVSQFLIEQLKQLTPDIPVLSEESCKIPLVEREKWQQYWIIDPLDGTQQFIDHTDQFSVMIAYVSEHRPILGVIHAPILAKTYYAMEREGAFVIENGDTVQLSPICKKLAGSDRLQVTIGTSSSQSIRQAVNPTYEIDFIQYGSSSLKAGLVAEGKADCYVRFGDTGEWDTAAAEVLLREVGGQIFDRQFKPLTYNQRETLVNPHFVMVGNKQNNWREIFQFA; this comes from the coding sequence ATGCAACCACTTTCACTAGAACTGCTTGATGCAGTGTTAAACATCGCTCTCCAAGCGGGCGAACACCTCAAACGTTTTTATGCAAAATCGGTTGAAATTCAAATCAAAGCCGACAAAACCCCTGTTACTGAAGCGGATTTATTTGTCAGTCAATTTCTTATTGAACAACTGAAACAACTTACCCCCGATATTCCAGTATTGTCAGAAGAAAGCTGCAAAATTCCACTCGTAGAACGTGAAAAATGGCAGCAATATTGGATTATCGATCCTCTTGATGGCACGCAACAATTTATCGATCATACAGACCAATTTTCCGTGATGATTGCCTACGTTAGCGAACATCGCCCAATTTTGGGGGTGATCCATGCCCCAATTTTAGCGAAAACCTACTATGCCATGGAGAGAGAAGGGGCATTTGTGATTGAAAATGGTGACACAGTTCAGCTTTCACCAATTTGCAAAAAATTGGCAGGAAGTGACCGCTTGCAAGTCACCATTGGCACATCAAGTAGCCAAAGTATTCGCCAAGCCGTGAACCCGACTTATGAAATCGACTTTATCCAATACGGCTCAAGCAGTTTAAAAGCAGGGCTGGTAGCAGAAGGCAAGGCAGATTGCTATGTACGATTTGGCGATACAGGCGAATGGGACACCGCAGCGGCAGAAGTGTTATTGCGTGAAGTCGGCGGGCAAATTTTTGACCGCCAATTCAAACCACTCACTTACAATCAGCGAGAGACCTTGGTCAATCCGCATTTTGTGATGGTGGGAAACAAACAGAACAATTGGCGGGAAATTTTTCAATTCGCATAA
- a CDS encoding ADP compounds hydrolase NudE, whose translation MSKQLPEILSITTLAKTKIFEVQGVDLRFSNGELRTYERLTPQRRSSVMVLPIHHNQLIFVKEYAVGPERYELTFPKGIVDMGEQPIESANRELQEEIGFAARRIEPLRSLYSGPSHMYGLMHVFVAQELYPSRLEGDEPEPLEIVYYPLDKMDELLADPAFAEARNLSALFLLKEYLNGK comes from the coding sequence ATGTCGAAACAACTTCCAGAAATATTATCCATTACTACTCTTGCGAAAACAAAAATTTTTGAAGTGCAAGGCGTCGATTTACGCTTTTCTAACGGTGAGCTGCGGACGTACGAACGCCTTACACCGCAACGCCGTTCGTCTGTCATGGTGCTTCCTATTCATCACAATCAGCTCATTTTTGTCAAAGAATATGCGGTCGGACCTGAGCGTTATGAGCTGACGTTCCCAAAGGGTATTGTAGATATGGGGGAGCAGCCGATCGAAAGTGCTAATCGAGAATTGCAGGAAGAAATCGGCTTTGCTGCTCGCCGTATTGAGCCGCTGCGTTCGCTGTATAGCGGTCCGAGTCATATGTACGGCTTAATGCACGTTTTTGTGGCACAAGAGTTGTATCCATCAAGGTTGGAAGGCGATGAGCCAGAACCGCTGGAAATCGTCTATTATCCGTTAGATAAAATGGATGAACTATTGGCGGATCCTGCTTTCGCCGAAGCTCGCAATCTTTCCGCCCTGTTTTTACTTAAGGAATATTTGAATGGAAAATAA
- a CDS encoding formate transporter FocA — translation MFSPAEMAKIAEDSAVYKATKNQFYSFISAITAGAYISIAFVFYATTQVGAGELPWGVAKLIGGVVFSLGIIMCVVFGAELFTSSTMTAIAKASHRITLTQMLKNWGVVYVGNFFGAIFIVLLVWFSGEIMAANGQWGLTILKTAQHKIHHTWIEAFTLGIFCNLMVCIAVWMAYAGKSLTDKAFIMILPIAMFVASGFEHCVANMFMIPMGVLIHGSASPEFWTAIGVDPMQYADLTMANFVVKNLIPATLGNIVGGAFFIGLVQWFLHLRRH, via the coding sequence ATGTTCTCCCCTGCTGAAATGGCGAAGATCGCCGAAGACAGTGCCGTATATAAAGCCACCAAAAATCAATTTTATTCCTTTATTTCTGCGATTACTGCAGGTGCTTATATTTCTATCGCTTTCGTTTTTTACGCCACGACGCAAGTCGGAGCAGGTGAATTGCCTTGGGGCGTGGCAAAGTTGATCGGCGGGGTGGTTTTCTCATTGGGGATCATTATGTGCGTAGTGTTTGGAGCGGAGCTTTTCACCTCAAGCACCATGACCGCCATTGCCAAAGCGAGCCATCGCATTACCCTTACTCAAATGCTCAAAAATTGGGGCGTGGTCTATGTCGGCAACTTTTTCGGGGCGATTTTTATCGTGTTACTTGTCTGGTTTAGCGGCGAAATAATGGCAGCCAACGGACAATGGGGCTTAACGATACTGAAAACCGCACAGCATAAAATTCATCACACTTGGATTGAAGCCTTCACATTAGGCATTTTCTGTAATTTAATGGTCTGCATTGCTGTGTGGATGGCGTATGCGGGCAAAAGCTTGACAGACAAAGCTTTTATTATGATATTACCGATTGCAATGTTCGTCGCATCGGGCTTTGAACACTGTGTGGCGAATATGTTTATGATCCCAATGGGAGTGTTAATTCACGGTTCAGCTAGCCCTGAATTTTGGACGGCGATTGGCGTTGATCCGATGCAATATGCCGATCTCACAATGGCAAATTTTGTGGTGAAGAATCTCATTCCTGCCACACTCGGCAATATCGTGGGTGGAGCATTTTTCATCGGTTTAGTGCAGTGGTTTTTGCATTTGAGAAGGCATTAA
- a CDS encoding formate acetyltransferase, whose product MAQLTEAQLKAWEGFAPGEWQTEVNVRDFIQKNYTPYEGDESFLADATEATKTLWADVMEKIKVENKTHEPYDIDCETPSTITSHAPGYINKDLEKIVGLQTDAPLKRAIMPFGGINMVKGSCKVYRRELNPAVEKIFTEYRKTHNQGVFDVYTPDILRCRKSGVITGLPDAYGRGRIIGDYRRMALYGADFLMKDKVAQFNSLQEKLERGEDIQATIQLREEIAEQHRALGKMKEMAASYGFDISNPATNAQEAVQWTYFAYLAAVKSQNGAAMSFGRVSTFLDVFIERDLKLGKITEQEAQELMDHLVMKLRMVRFLRTPEYDQLFSGDPMWATETFAGMGLDGRTLVTKNSFRLLHTLYTMGPSPEPNLTILWSESLPDGFKRYAAKVSIETSSVQYENDDLMRPDFQNDDYAIACCVSPMIVGKMMQFFGARANLAKTLLYAINGGVDEKSGDQVGPKTDPIKTEYLDYDDVMTRLDSFMDWLAKQYVTALNIIHFMHDKYAYEAALMALHDRDVFRTMACGIAGLSVAADSLSAIKYAKVKPIRGDIEIKNKAGEVVGVAKDVAVDFEIEGEYPQFGNNDNRVDDIACDLVERFMKKIQKLGTYRNATPTQSVLTITSNVVYGKKTGNTPDGRRSGAPFGPGANPMHGRDQKGAVASLTSVAKLPFAFAKDGISYTFSIVPNALGKDLDAQKRNLAGLMDGYFHHEAEIEGGQHLNVNVMNREMLLDAMENPEKYPQLTIRVSGYAVRFNSLTKEQQQDVITRTFTQSI is encoded by the coding sequence ATGGCTCAACTAACAGAAGCACAATTAAAGGCTTGGGAAGGCTTTGCACCAGGTGAGTGGCAAACCGAAGTCAATGTGCGTGATTTCATTCAAAAAAACTACACTCCTTATGAAGGCGATGAATCATTCCTTGCAGATGCCACCGAAGCGACCAAAACCCTTTGGGCAGACGTAATGGAAAAAATCAAAGTGGAAAACAAAACCCACGAACCGTACGACATCGACTGTGAAACCCCATCAACCATTACGTCCCACGCACCAGGTTACATCAACAAAGATTTAGAAAAAATTGTTGGTCTTCAAACCGATGCCCCATTAAAACGTGCGATTATGCCATTTGGTGGGATCAATATGGTGAAAGGCTCTTGTAAAGTTTACCGCCGTGAGTTAAACCCTGCCGTTGAAAAAATCTTCACCGAATACCGCAAAACCCACAACCAAGGGGTATTTGATGTTTACACCCCAGACATTTTACGCTGCCGTAAATCAGGCGTAATCACGGGCTTGCCAGATGCTTACGGTCGTGGTCGTATCATCGGGGACTACCGCCGTATGGCGCTTTACGGTGCAGACTTCTTGATGAAAGATAAAGTTGCACAGTTCAACTCATTACAAGAAAAATTAGAGCGTGGTGAAGATATTCAAGCCACCATTCAGTTGCGTGAAGAAATCGCAGAACAGCACCGTGCTTTAGGCAAAATGAAAGAAATGGCAGCGAGCTATGGCTTCGACATTTCAAACCCAGCGACTAATGCCCAAGAAGCGGTGCAGTGGACTTACTTTGCTTACCTTGCAGCAGTGAAATCGCAAAACGGGGCGGCGATGTCATTCGGTCGTGTTTCCACCTTCTTAGACGTGTTCATCGAGCGTGATTTAAAACTTGGTAAAATCACCGAACAAGAAGCTCAAGAGTTAATGGATCACCTTGTGATGAAATTGCGTATGGTGCGTTTCTTGCGTACCCCTGAATACGATCAACTCTTCTCGGGCGACCCAATGTGGGCAACAGAAACCTTCGCAGGTATGGGCTTAGATGGACGTACTCTCGTTACTAAAAACAGCTTCCGTTTGTTACATACCCTTTACACAATGGGCCCATCACCAGAACCAAACTTAACCATTCTTTGGTCTGAAAGCCTACCAGACGGCTTTAAACGCTATGCGGCGAAAGTTTCGATCGAAACGTCATCAGTACAATACGAAAACGACGACTTAATGCGTCCAGATTTCCAAAACGATGACTATGCGATTGCGTGCTGCGTATCGCCAATGATCGTAGGTAAAATGATGCAGTTCTTCGGGGCTCGTGCAAACTTAGCCAAAACCTTGTTATACGCAATCAACGGCGGTGTGGACGAGAAATCAGGCGACCAAGTTGGCCCGAAAACCGATCCAATCAAAACCGAATACTTGGATTACGATGATGTAATGACCCGCCTTGACAGCTTTATGGATTGGTTGGCGAAACAGTACGTTACTGCCCTTAACATCATTCACTTTATGCACGATAAATATGCCTATGAAGCGGCATTGATGGCGTTGCACGACCGTGATGTGTTCCGCACAATGGCGTGTGGTATCGCTGGGCTTTCTGTGGCGGCAGACTCACTTTCTGCAATCAAATATGCGAAAGTAAAACCAATTCGTGGCGACATTGAAATCAAAAACAAAGCAGGCGAAGTGGTTGGTGTCGCGAAAGATGTGGCAGTCGATTTTGAAATCGAAGGCGAATATCCACAATTCGGTAACAACGACAACCGTGTAGACGATATTGCGTGCGACTTAGTTGAACGCTTTATGAAGAAAATCCAAAAATTGGGTACTTACCGCAATGCCACCCCAACTCAATCGGTATTAACCATCACGTCAAACGTGGTTTACGGTAAGAAAACAGGTAACACCCCAGACGGTCGTCGCAGTGGTGCACCATTCGGGCCAGGGGCAAACCCAATGCACGGACGTGATCAGAAAGGGGCGGTAGCGTCATTAACCTCGGTGGCGAAATTACCATTTGCCTTTGCGAAAGACGGTATCTCATACACCTTCTCAATCGTACCAAATGCGTTAGGTAAAGATTTAGACGCTCAAAAACGCAATCTTGCAGGTTTGATGGACGGCTACTTCCACCACGAAGCGGAAATCGAAGGCGGCCAGCACTTAAACGTGAACGTGATGAACCGTGAAATGTTGTTAGATGCAATGGAAAACCCTGAAAAATACCCGCAATTAACCATTCGTGTATCAGGCTATGCCGTGCGTTTCAACTCTTTAACCAAAGAGCAACAACAAGACGTGATTACTCGTACTTTCACGCAATCGATCTAA
- a CDS encoding adenosylhomocysteinase, producing the protein MYDNFSAELAWATLNMPRTKAAVEALPDLSHIRLACNMHLDLKMAPLVKGLLDKGAKVFLTTCNPTTVQDDVVAYLMSCGAEAKAWRNMSQTEWFESFQAAIEWNPTHLCEMGSDLTSLIHDQNLQTNVKAGLEATGSGINRLNGLTPNYPIFNWDDLPVKEGLHNRHMVGLTAWHTFFDTTHLTLHEKTVVVIGYGLVGQGVAHSAKAYGGKVIVAEIDKARALQAGYDGWQVMPLEQAVKMADVIATATGAKNVVSAALLQQAKSGVFILNVGHVAEEIDVPFLKQYPMQEPMPYINAYQLGEKTIYLLADGSMFNLTAGYGDSLNAFDVTLAVMASGIGHIVDEGEKAENDVYLLPQAVWEKVL; encoded by the coding sequence ATGTACGACAACTTTTCAGCCGAACTCGCTTGGGCTACACTCAATATGCCACGCACGAAAGCTGCGGTGGAAGCCCTTCCCGATCTTTCTCATATCCGTTTAGCGTGCAATATGCACCTAGATTTGAAAATGGCTCCGCTGGTTAAAGGCTTGCTGGACAAAGGAGCGAAGGTATTTTTAACCACTTGTAATCCAACCACAGTACAAGATGATGTGGTGGCATATTTAATGAGCTGTGGGGCGGAGGCGAAAGCGTGGCGGAATATGAGCCAAACGGAATGGTTCGAGAGTTTCCAAGCAGCGATTGAATGGAACCCAACTCATCTTTGCGAAATGGGATCGGATCTGACCTCGCTTATTCACGACCAAAATCTACAAACAAATGTGAAAGCAGGGCTTGAAGCAACGGGTTCGGGCATCAATCGCTTAAACGGCTTAACGCCAAATTACCCGATTTTCAACTGGGATGATTTACCCGTGAAAGAAGGCTTACACAATCGCCATATGGTTGGCTTAACTGCTTGGCATACCTTTTTCGACACCACCCATTTAACGTTACACGAAAAAACCGTAGTGGTGATCGGCTACGGCTTAGTGGGGCAAGGCGTAGCACATTCAGCGAAAGCCTACGGCGGCAAAGTGATTGTGGCGGAAATCGACAAAGCCCGTGCGTTACAAGCAGGATACGATGGTTGGCAAGTGATGCCGCTTGAACAAGCGGTCAAAATGGCGGATGTCATTGCAACCGCGACAGGAGCGAAAAACGTCGTGTCCGCAGCATTGTTACAGCAAGCGAAATCAGGCGTGTTTATTTTGAATGTCGGACACGTCGCCGAAGAAATTGACGTACCATTCTTAAAGCAGTACCCAATGCAGGAACCAATGCCGTATATCAACGCTTATCAACTAGGTGAGAAAACCATTTATCTGCTCGCTGATGGCTCAATGTTCAATCTAACCGCAGGTTACGGCGACAGTCTCAACGCTTTTGATGTAACCCTTGCCGTGATGGCAAGCGGTATCGGGCATATTGTCGACGAAGGCGAAAAGGCAGAAAACGACGTTTATCTATTACCACAAGCAGTGTGGGAAAAGGTGTTATAA
- a CDS encoding pyruvate formate-lyase 1-activating enzyme — MSIARYHSYESCGTVDGPGIRFILFLQGCLMRCKYCHNRDTWDLDGGKEISVEDLMKEVVTYKHFMRATGGGVTASGGEAVLQMEFVRDWFRACKAEGINTCLDTNGFVRNYGPLVDEMLDVTDLVLLDLKQLNDEIHQNLIGVPNKRTLEFALYLQKRNQPTWIRYVVVPGWTDDDDSIHRLGKFIEGMTNIEKVELLPYHRLGAHKWETLGHKYELEDVQPPTKESLEHIKTILEGYGHTVKY; from the coding sequence ATGTCAATCGCACGTTATCACTCTTACGAATCTTGCGGCACCGTGGATGGACCAGGGATTCGCTTTATTCTGTTTTTACAAGGCTGCTTGATGCGGTGTAAGTATTGCCACAATCGCGATACTTGGGATTTAGATGGCGGCAAGGAAATCAGCGTAGAAGATTTGATGAAAGAAGTGGTGACTTACAAACATTTTATGCGAGCGACTGGCGGCGGTGTAACCGCATCAGGCGGTGAAGCGGTGTTGCAAATGGAATTTGTGCGGGACTGGTTCCGTGCTTGCAAAGCGGAAGGTATCAACACTTGCTTAGATACCAACGGTTTTGTGCGAAATTACGGGCCGCTTGTGGATGAAATGTTGGATGTCACCGATTTGGTATTGCTTGATTTAAAACAGCTCAATGACGAAATTCACCAAAATCTGATCGGCGTGCCGAATAAACGTACCTTGGAGTTTGCCCTTTACTTGCAAAAACGCAACCAACCAACGTGGATTCGCTATGTTGTCGTGCCTGGTTGGACAGACGACGATGATTCCATTCACCGCTTGGGTAAATTTATCGAAGGAATGACTAACATCGAAAAAGTGGAATTACTGCCTTATCACCGCTTAGGTGCTCACAAATGGGAAACATTGGGGCATAAATATGAGTTGGAAGATGTGCAGCCACCAACAAAAGAGTCGTTAGAACATATCAAAACGATTTTGGAAGGCTACGGGCATACCGTAAAATATTAG
- a CDS encoding adenylate kinase encodes MKIILLGAPGAGKGTQAQFMMNKFGIPQISTGDMFRAAIKEGTELGKQAKALMDEGKLVPDELTVALVKDRISQPDCASGFLLDGFPRTIPQADALKEAGVKIDFVLEFDVADEVIVERMSGRRVHQPSGRTYHVVYNPPKVEGKDDITGEDLIIRQDDKPETVLERLAIYHKQTKPLIAYYTAEAEAGNTQYHRLDGTKPVESVSAELDKILS; translated from the coding sequence ATGAAAATTATTTTATTAGGTGCACCAGGTGCGGGTAAAGGCACGCAAGCTCAGTTTATGATGAACAAATTCGGTATTCCGCAAATTTCAACAGGCGATATGTTCCGTGCGGCAATCAAAGAAGGTACCGAACTTGGTAAACAAGCAAAAGCTTTGATGGACGAAGGCAAACTTGTGCCAGATGAACTTACTGTGGCGTTAGTCAAAGATCGTATTTCACAGCCAGACTGTGCGAGCGGTTTCTTATTAGATGGCTTCCCACGAACTATTCCGCAAGCCGATGCGTTAAAAGAGGCGGGAGTGAAAATTGATTTCGTGTTGGAATTTGATGTAGCAGATGAAGTGATTGTTGAGCGTATGAGCGGTCGCCGCGTGCATCAGCCGTCAGGGCGGACTTACCACGTAGTTTACAACCCACCAAAAGTGGAAGGCAAAGATGATATAACGGGCGAAGATTTGATCATTCGTCAAGACGATAAACCTGAAACCGTATTAGAGCGTTTGGCAATTTACCACAAACAAACTAAGCCACTGATCGCTTACTACACGGCCGAAGCGGAAGCTGGCAACACGCAATATCACCGTTTAGATGGTACAAAACCAGTCGAATCTGTGAGTGCAGAATTAGACAAAATCTTAAGTTAA